One region of Mycolicibacterium rhodesiae NBB3 genomic DNA includes:
- a CDS encoding AAA family ATPase → MAADHPSVEREIDLTDEFRQALALLADGRNMFLTGKAGTGKSTLIRHFMTTTDRNVVVVAPTGIAALNVDGYTIHRLFGFRTTTSLADVNGGEYRPGRFSRTLSSLQTLIIDEASMVRADMFDMVAGALERFGPAPGTPFGGVQIVLVGDLYQLPPVIAGGEEAYFSTVYETPYFFSARKFEREDFPTMSLTTVFRQLGDDRMTAILNEIREGVLLGHAQEQLNARADAEFVPPDGEFWLTLAPTNRLVTARNRQQLERLPGDELTHQARESGDLSLFDKPIEDELRFKVGAQVMMLNNDQGDRWVNGSIGRVLGVGYDRYGAVVEVEFADGSCADVTPFTWEATRPVVEGGSIRREVIGTFTQLPFKLAWAITIHKSQGQTLDRLVVDLTGGMFSTGQLYVALSRCTSLAGLVLKRPVLPKDLKTDRRIARFLRESAGDTGARRYCAIGMLTVGDEGRMSRPRPVEFAVAFDDGSAISTLINPQRDLADARNAFGINVSDILLAPTLREAWAVIAPMLAGCTPVGVGVDETLGLIDFELKRLGHVAVMPLGVELGRALVMGHTALERAQSALKAHAVSEVQGASSPFTEPEAAEMVSGLLVSRDHVARTPSADHLPALSALLRISRGVGAVVLSGMSAAEVGDGDETTWDAAARQAVADQLRAAAARTPLPDEVVARLHEASTLLGVDVVSGAVSVASHDIDAALVPGARICFTGTALDMNGRVVERDEMERLAASAGLAPVRSVTKTRCEVLVTAEAGTQSGKARKAREYGKAVFTAEEFFGWLAHGHS, encoded by the coding sequence ATGGCTGCCGACCACCCGAGCGTAGAACGCGAGATCGACCTCACCGACGAGTTCCGCCAGGCGCTGGCGTTGCTTGCCGACGGCAGGAACATGTTCCTCACGGGCAAGGCCGGCACCGGTAAGTCCACGCTGATCCGCCACTTCATGACGACCACCGACCGCAATGTCGTGGTCGTCGCGCCGACCGGTATCGCCGCACTCAACGTCGACGGCTACACCATTCATCGGCTGTTCGGGTTCCGCACCACCACCTCGTTGGCGGACGTCAACGGCGGAGAATATCGGCCGGGCCGATTCAGCAGGACTCTCTCGTCGCTGCAGACGCTGATCATCGACGAGGCGTCCATGGTGCGCGCCGACATGTTCGACATGGTCGCCGGCGCGTTGGAGCGGTTCGGTCCCGCGCCCGGGACGCCGTTCGGCGGAGTGCAGATCGTGTTGGTCGGCGATCTCTATCAGCTGCCGCCAGTGATCGCCGGCGGCGAGGAGGCCTACTTTTCCACCGTCTACGAGACGCCGTACTTCTTCTCGGCCCGCAAGTTCGAGCGCGAAGATTTCCCGACGATGTCGCTGACCACGGTGTTCCGGCAGCTCGGTGATGACCGGATGACGGCGATTCTCAACGAGATTCGCGAAGGTGTACTGCTCGGACACGCACAGGAACAGCTCAACGCCCGCGCCGATGCCGAATTCGTCCCGCCGGACGGCGAGTTCTGGCTGACGCTTGCGCCGACCAACCGGCTCGTCACCGCGCGCAACCGCCAGCAGCTCGAGCGGCTGCCGGGTGACGAGTTGACGCACCAAGCAAGGGAATCGGGCGATCTCTCGCTCTTCGACAAACCGATCGAGGACGAGCTGCGGTTCAAGGTCGGTGCTCAGGTGATGATGCTCAACAACGACCAGGGCGACCGGTGGGTCAACGGCTCGATCGGGAGGGTTCTCGGCGTCGGCTACGACCGCTACGGTGCCGTCGTCGAAGTGGAGTTCGCGGACGGATCGTGTGCCGATGTCACCCCGTTCACCTGGGAGGCGACGCGTCCGGTGGTCGAGGGCGGCTCGATACGGCGCGAAGTGATCGGGACGTTCACGCAGCTGCCGTTCAAGCTCGCGTGGGCGATCACGATTCACAAGAGTCAGGGGCAGACGCTGGACCGGCTCGTCGTCGACCTCACTGGCGGCATGTTCTCCACCGGCCAGCTGTATGTCGCGCTGAGCCGGTGCACCTCGCTGGCCGGGCTGGTGCTGAAACGCCCTGTGCTACCGAAGGACCTGAAGACGGATCGCCGCATTGCACGTTTTCTGCGCGAATCCGCCGGTGACACCGGAGCACGTCGCTACTGTGCGATCGGGATGCTGACCGTCGGCGACGAGGGTCGCATGTCGCGGCCGAGACCTGTGGAGTTCGCGGTGGCCTTCGACGACGGGAGCGCCATATCGACGCTGATCAATCCGCAGCGCGACCTCGCGGATGCGCGGAATGCGTTCGGCATCAACGTGTCCGATATTCTGCTGGCACCGACGCTGCGCGAGGCGTGGGCGGTGATCGCGCCGATGCTGGCGGGTTGCACGCCGGTCGGTGTCGGAGTGGACGAGACCCTGGGCCTGATCGATTTCGAGCTCAAGCGGCTCGGCCACGTGGCGGTGATGCCGCTCGGCGTCGAGCTCGGCCGGGCATTGGTGATGGGGCATACGGCGTTGGAACGGGCCCAGTCGGCACTGAAGGCGCATGCGGTGTCCGAAGTGCAGGGAGCGTCATCCCCGTTCACGGAACCAGAAGCGGCGGAGATGGTTTCGGGCTTGTTGGTCAGCCGTGATCACGTTGCGCGTACACCGTCGGCCGATCACCTACCGGCGCTATCGGCTCTGCTTCGAATCAGCCGGGGAGTCGGAGCCGTCGTCCTGAGTGGCATGTCGGCAGCCGAGGTCGGCGATGGTGACGAAACGACGTGGGATGCGGCGGCTCGACAGGCCGTCGCCGATCAGCTCCGCGCGGCGGCCGCACGGACACCGCTGCCCGATGAGGTGGTGGCGCGACTGCACGAAGCGTCGACGCTACTGGGAGTCGATGTGGTGAGCGGGGCGGTGTCGGTGGCGAGTCACGACATCGATGCTGCTCTGGTGCCGGGTGCTCGAATATGTTTCACCGGAACCGCTTTGGATATGAACGGGCGGGTTGTCGAGCGTGACGAGATGGAACGGCTGGCCGCTTCGGCGGGCCTGGCGCCGGTCCGGTCGGTGACCAAGACGCGGTGCGAGGTGCTGGTCACAGCAGAAGCGGGCACGCAGTCGGGGAAAGCGCGCAAGGCGCGGGAATACGGAAAGGCCGTCTTCACCGCCGAGGAGTTCTTCGGTTGGCTGGCACACGGCCATAGCTGA